The segment CGGCTGAAAACCATCGAAGTCCCCGCCTATCAGTCCAGCGAGAGGACACTGCATAATGGGGAACTCCCAGAAGTTAGGCAGAGATTGCGAAAGGTCCCCATGTGCTATAACTGTGGCGATGGTCATGCCCTGAATGATTGTACATTACCACGGAATCCCGAACGTATCCGGAAGGCGCGGATGCAGATGCAGAGCAATAAGCTGGAACGCTACCACATGGATATTGAGCAGAAGTTTGCCCACCTGAAGCCGGGATGCTGCAGTGAGAACCTGAAGAAAGCACTCGGAGTGGGAAGGAAGCACCTCCCGGGATTTATCTACCGCATGCGTCTCTTGGGCTACCCACCTGGGTGGCTGGAGGAAGCAAAAGTATCACATTCAGgactaaatttatttgattccGAAGGGCGCAGTGTGCGTCACGAAGATGTCGAGGACGGAGAAGTTGACGAGATGCGTGCCAAGTACAATCCGGAGAAGATTATTGACTTTCCCGGCTTCAATGTTGACCCACCGCTTGGGTATGTGGATGAGTCCCAATTCCACGGGGTGCCGGCAATGATGGACTACCACCGGAAGGAAGTAATGTTTAGGATGTTTGGCCTGGAAGAATCCCAACCGGGGTACAAGAAGAAGCGTTTAGGGGAATTGGAGGCATCCAATGGGGACACTCCCCCGCCTGTTGCTCTTGACATGGATATTGAGGAAGGTGGGAGAAGATTTTGgcgtaaataaaataaaagctcaaagGTACACTCAACTAATTGATTTTGTTTGTATTTGGAATAGATTCCGAACCGAGTCCTCCGGGTGTTAATGACGAGAGTAGTCAGGATTCAAGAGGAGTGCGTGAGGAACCTGAAGGGGATTCGCAGGAAGCTCAATTATCACCATCTCTCGATGAACTTCAGGCAGCACAGGAGCGACTCCTGGAAGCTCTGAGTGCCAACAGTCCTGGGAATCCGTCCTCCCCAGCGACAATGGAGCGCCCCAAGACACCGGATAATCGCGGGAAGTCCCTCTCAACGTTACCTGGTACACCAATTCTCGTCCCCTTCTCCCCGTACTCGCACCTTCCGGATGGAGATAGATGGGCCAAGGGGGTTAGTGGAGTAATTGACTTTGAGAACCTCCCGGACAGCACGGGAAAGTACGAAAAGATGAAGAATGTACTGGAGAAAGTGCGGGAGAAGGTCTGCAAGATTCACAAAGATTAATGCATGTAGGAATTATACATTTATTTAATCCATCTTCTTTTATCTATACATCATCCTCTGGGGATTGgtgcattaaaataattgtaaattaaactttttcatcgcggtattttttcaaaataaaacacatATTACATAGCATTTAGGAGGGAAGGAAAGAGAGAATTTGTGCTAAGAGACAAAAACACGAATTGCAAGACACCAGGACCCGGGGATTTCTCTATCAGCCAACAGTTGGATCCCCATTGTTGCCGTCACTTCCGGGATGATTGGCAAGGGGCTTCTCTGTGATGTCGGCGTTCCGGCGCAGACTGCTGGGTCGCATGAAGAAGAGTATCACAGCAAAGACAATGAACATGGTCATCGTAGTGAATCCCGTGCTGTCGCTATCCCTACTGGAGGCACCCAAATCAATGCATTCCGTATCTGTGCAGTAGTTCTGGTTCTGTCGCAGCAGCGTCAGGAGGCGCCTGATGGCAATCTCATGGCTCCAAATGCATTCGCATCCATCGAATTCATCGCCCATCTTCACtggatgattttctttgttgctttcttttcttaaaatttgaagaagaaatttactTTGTTGTCTCCTCGAGGAATGTTCtgtaaaatcaaaaaaaata is part of the Lutzomyia longipalpis isolate SR_M1_2022 chromosome 3, ASM2433408v1 genome and harbors:
- the LOC129792629 gene encoding zinc finger CCHC domain-containing protein 8 homolog translates to MSEALDLNASDCIVLEEHISVVDLDTTEEEISDKAANTEAEKEKPFVQLIFQDAGACRALLDRIRRCVEVYLKTQDKTVRVVTDESGEKAEIFADGKDDGTIFMVDKNPSTRLKTIEVPAYQSSERTLHNGELPEVRQRLRKVPMCYNCGDGHALNDCTLPRNPERIRKARMQMQSNKLERYHMDIEQKFAHLKPGCCSENLKKALGVGRKHLPGFIYRMRLLGYPPGWLEEAKVSHSGLNLFDSEGRSVRHEDVEDGEVDEMRAKYNPEKIIDFPGFNVDPPLGYVDESQFHGVPAMMDYHRKEVMFRMFGLEESQPGYKKKRLGELEASNGDTPPPVALDMDIEEDSEPSPPGVNDESSQDSRGVREEPEGDSQEAQLSPSLDELQAAQERLLEALSANSPGNPSSPATMERPKTPDNRGKSLSTLPGTPILVPFSPYSHLPDGDRWAKGVSGVIDFENLPDSTGKYEKMKNVLEKVREKVCKIHKD
- the LOC129792703 gene encoding small integral membrane protein 14 yields the protein MGDEFDGCECIWSHEIAIRRLLTLLRQNQNYCTDTECIDLGASSRDSDSTGFTTMTMFIVFAVILFFMRPSSLRRNADITEKPLANHPGSDGNNGDPTVG